Part of the Woronichinia naegeliana WA131 genome, CACTTTGCCCATTAGAAAGCTATCTATCCACAGATTCAGAACACTACCTTATTTTGGTCCCAGTCAAACGTTAATTTTCTCATCTCATAAGGAAATACGTAATTAAGCTGAGAATTTCTCTCCTATTTTAACAGATTATTGTTGAGCTACAGAAGAAGTAACTTTTGTAGCTAACCAACGCTTAAAAGAGCGATCGCTTTCCCCGCTAGATTTACCTGCCAATAACCCTTCAATACCAATATGTTCATCGGGATCATCCCAGGCGATCGCGTAACCATTCCCTAAAATCTCCCAGTTTTATCTCCTAACAGGAAACTCACCCGACAAGTAAATTCAGGTAACAAGGTCGAATAAATCTCATCTTGATCCATTAATGTTGCTGTTAAAGTGAGTTGATTTTGTTCTCGACGATAAATCTCCATTTGTTTTTTAAAGCGATCAATAATCCAATATTCCTGGACTCCTTGAATCGAATACAATTTTAACTTAGTTTCTTTGTCCCGTCTTTCATTATCCTTACCTGAAGATAATACTTCAATCACTAATTCGGGAGAACCTGTTAAATGGCCTGACTGATCTTCAATTTGGGCCAAACGACCATGACTCACCCAAACCACATCGGGAATCACACTATCAATATCTGAATAAATTAAACCTGGATTAATAATGGTTAAACCCAACCCCGTTTTTTCTGACCACATCTCTAGGGCAGCCGCTACCCGTGAGCAAATATGTTGATGACGATAATGGGGAGTACGGGTCACTAATAAATCTCCTGCAATAAGCTCATACTGAATAGCAGGGTTCTCAGGTAAAACCTCTACATCATA contains:
- a CDS encoding Uma2 family endonuclease, with protein sequence MVQAPAKLTWTIYDVEVLPENPAIQYELIAGDLLVTRTPHYRHQHICSRVAAALEMWSEKTGLGLTIINPGLIYSDIDSVIPDVVWVSHGRLAQIEDQSGHLTGSPELVIEVLSSGKDNERRDKETKLKLYSIQGVQEYWIIDRFKKQMEIYRREQNQLTLTATLMDQDEIYSTLLPEFTCRVSFLLGDKTGRF